A region of Selenomonadales bacterium 4137-cl DNA encodes the following proteins:
- a CDS encoding xanthine dehydrogenase family protein molybdopterin-binding subunit, with the protein MGLEFIGKNITRTDAVSKVTGAIRYTNDIFMPGMLYGKIFRSDHAHARIIRVHTEEAKKSQGVFDVLSSADLPHPIPRFGPVTAEQPVLADEKVKFYGEPVAVVLAETEGAAQDAVKKVWAEYEALPALCTIDQALAADALNIHANEAGLSCKGNVHSSYLYSWGDVEEAKKGSEYIIENTYEFPMIHHLPIEPFCVIAYPENGGVVIKSPVQHPFILRRVVASALNLSLSQVRVVSVPIGGGFGAKGYAKYEPLAAYLALRTGRPVKLHFSMNEGFYTARRLSARVKIASGFDRTGRIVFQDVVADYQIGAYADSAPRVVAKAGYLGGCGPYRVPNVRTTANAIYSNTVPSTAARGFGMPQMVWAIESQLNEACRLIGIDALEIRLRNLPNRGETLVPEDTPADGDWKQGIKLAAEMIGWHSPKAAGLGRSISVGIKNPVPAAVSNAIVKLHADDSVTVAVGTTEMGQGARTVFTQIAAEALGLPVERITVVMGDTATVPFDLCTAGSRSTVSMGNAVNLACKDILRQLREMAHELKLIDIGEEVKISGGLVEGCNGVISYPELLQKYLGVNQGEVIGRGVFKGTKDPTNALGGLTDFWEVIFTAAEVKVDAETGKVTVNKLVNVSDIGKAINPLQAKSQEEGASIMAMGHALMEQMIYDEGGRLKNGGALDYRIPTIMDVPRDMKSAFIENQDGPGPYGAKGLGESGAISPAPAIADAVRDATGVWIKDLPLTPEKVWRALNDR; encoded by the coding sequence ATGGGTTTAGAGTTTATCGGTAAAAACATAACAAGAACTGATGCTGTTAGCAAAGTGACTGGGGCAATCCGGTATACGAACGATATATTTATGCCAGGGATGCTTTATGGAAAAATTTTTCGTTCCGACCATGCACACGCTCGTATAATTCGGGTACATACCGAAGAGGCCAAAAAGAGCCAGGGTGTATTTGACGTATTATCATCAGCGGATCTACCACACCCGATTCCCCGTTTCGGGCCGGTAACTGCGGAACAGCCTGTTCTTGCGGATGAAAAAGTCAAATTTTACGGCGAGCCCGTCGCCGTAGTATTGGCGGAAACTGAAGGGGCAGCGCAGGATGCGGTTAAGAAAGTTTGGGCGGAATACGAGGCACTGCCTGCTTTATGCACGATCGACCAGGCTTTGGCCGCGGATGCTCTCAACATACATGCCAATGAGGCGGGACTTAGCTGCAAAGGAAATGTTCACAGTTCGTACTTATATAGCTGGGGAGATGTAGAAGAGGCCAAAAAGGGCAGTGAATATATAATCGAAAACACATATGAATTCCCTATGATTCACCATTTGCCCATAGAGCCTTTCTGTGTCATTGCTTACCCGGAAAACGGCGGGGTTGTTATTAAATCGCCGGTGCAGCATCCGTTCATATTGCGGCGGGTAGTTGCTTCCGCATTAAACCTAAGCCTTTCGCAGGTAAGAGTAGTTTCCGTGCCTATCGGCGGCGGCTTCGGCGCGAAAGGCTACGCGAAATATGAACCGTTGGCCGCTTATCTCGCCCTAAGGACAGGAAGACCTGTAAAGCTCCACTTTTCGATGAACGAAGGGTTTTATACCGCCCGTCGTCTTTCGGCGCGGGTCAAGATCGCTTCCGGATTTGACAGAACCGGCCGAATCGTGTTTCAGGATGTTGTCGCGGACTACCAAATCGGCGCCTACGCCGACTCGGCGCCGCGCGTCGTGGCCAAGGCCGGATATCTGGGCGGATGTGGACCATATAGAGTGCCGAACGTAAGGACAACCGCCAACGCAATTTATTCTAATACCGTTCCAAGTACTGCGGCCCGTGGCTTCGGGATGCCCCAGATGGTTTGGGCAATTGAATCACAGTTAAACGAAGCCTGTCGTTTGATTGGCATCGATGCTTTGGAGATACGTTTAAGGAATCTTCCTAATAGGGGAGAGACACTTGTTCCCGAGGATACTCCGGCCGACGGGGACTGGAAACAGGGTATCAAGCTGGCTGCCGAAATGATCGGCTGGCACTCGCCCAAGGCGGCTGGCCTGGGAAGGAGCATTTCGGTAGGCATCAAGAACCCGGTGCCGGCGGCCGTGTCTAACGCTATCGTGAAGTTGCATGCCGACGACAGCGTGACCGTCGCGGTCGGCACGACCGAGATGGGGCAGGGGGCCAGAACGGTGTTTACTCAGATCGCGGCGGAAGCGCTGGGCCTTCCTGTGGAAAGAATCACCGTCGTCATGGGTGATACGGCTACAGTCCCTTTTGACCTATGCACTGCTGGCAGCCGTTCGACGGTCAGTATGGGCAATGCGGTTAACTTGGCCTGCAAGGATATATTACGCCAGTTGAGGGAAATGGCTCATGAACTAAAGTTGATTGATATTGGAGAGGAGGTGAAGATCTCTGGCGGCCTCGTGGAAGGGTGCAACGGAGTAATATCCTATCCTGAGCTGTTACAAAAGTATCTCGGGGTAAATCAGGGCGAAGTGATCGGCCGAGGCGTGTTCAAGGGAACAAAAGACCCGACAAATGCGTTGGGCGGACTGACCGATTTCTGGGAAGTCATCTTTACCGCTGCAGAGGTAAAGGTGGATGCGGAAACAGGAAAAGTAACCGTCAACAAACTCGTCAACGTAAGCGACATCGGCAAAGCTATCAACCCCTTGCAAGCGAAATCCCAGGAAGAAGGGGCGTCGATTATGGCTATGGGCCATGCGCTGATGGAGCAAATGATATATGACGAGGGTGGCCGGCTGAAAAACGGCGGAGCTTTGGATTACCGAATCCCGACGATTATGGATGTGCCTCGGGATATGAAAAGCGCGTTCATAGAAAACCAAGATGGCCCAGGGCCTTATGGCGCCAAAGGACTGGGCGAAAGCGGCGCTATTTCTCCTGCCCCGGCGATAGCGGATGCCGTCAGAGATGCAACCGGAGTATGGATTAAAGATTTGCCTCTAACCCCGGAAAAAGTATGGCGAGCACTTAACGATAGATAG
- a CDS encoding GntR family transcriptional regulator — protein MKIFDLLANGKQPVITTKLEAVYNVLRENIVSGKLEPGTRLIIKKIAQDLGVSEIPVREAIRMLEAQNLVTMTPHAGAQVATFDLDDIREVTDIRSLLEGYAARTAIPFIGDEAIADLEMCIEEMERCIHTEDNVNFGILNRKFHQKIYEHSPLKRLYRMIYEMWDGSERTRAVFSLSKRRPQESVQEHKAILKAIKEHDGDTVEKLIRDHRQRVGSILIDHLKKK, from the coding sequence ATGAAAATCTTTGATCTGCTTGCGAACGGGAAGCAGCCGGTGATAACGACCAAACTCGAAGCAGTATATAATGTACTGCGCGAGAATATTGTGAGCGGAAAGCTTGAACCGGGAACGAGATTAATCATAAAAAAAATTGCCCAAGATTTGGGTGTTTCGGAAATTCCTGTAAGAGAAGCTATCCGGATGCTAGAAGCACAGAATTTAGTGACAATGACACCTCATGCCGGCGCTCAGGTCGCTACTTTTGATTTGGACGATATAAGAGAAGTTACGGATATTAGAAGTCTGCTGGAGGGGTACGCTGCAAGAACCGCAATTCCATTCATCGGCGACGAAGCGATCGCGGATTTGGAAATGTGTATAGAAGAAATGGAAAGGTGCATTCACACAGAGGATAATGTTAATTTCGGCATTTTAAACCGCAAGTTCCATCAGAAAATATATGAGCATTCGCCCCTGAAACGCCTCTATAGAATGATATATGAGATGTGGGACGGATCTGAGCGTACGCGAGCAGTGTTCAGCCTTTCTAAGAGGAGACCGCAAGAATCAGTCCAGGAGCACAAAGCTATCCTAAAGGCAATCAAAGAGCACGACGGCGACACTGTCGAAAAGCTGATCAGAGACCATCGCCAACGGGTAGGAAGCATCTTAATTGATCACCTTAAGAAGAAATAA
- a CDS encoding cyclase family protein produces the protein MKIIDLSVSHCNDATEPFGPKIEHSDHSAGAHRLAKMAGIEASDFPDTMALATDFISGSAHAGTHIDAPYHYGPLCEGRPAKTVDQVPLEWCYGPGVVLDMRHKEAGAEITIEDMKHALGKIGYVLKRGDIVLLHTGCDKYWGTDTPTYLAMQSGLGISGLNWLLDQGIRCIGIDAWTLDRPVNAMVAAYKQTGDKNELWPTHIHGRRREYLQIEKLANLEMLPRPYGFTISALPVKLQGCTAGWCRAVAVFAD, from the coding sequence ATGAAAATTATTGACCTGAGTGTGTCACACTGCAATGATGCGACGGAGCCATTCGGGCCAAAGATAGAACACTCAGATCACTCTGCGGGCGCGCATCGTCTGGCTAAGATGGCCGGGATTGAGGCGAGCGACTTTCCCGATACTATGGCGTTGGCCACGGATTTTATTTCCGGTTCTGCTCATGCCGGCACGCATATAGATGCTCCGTATCATTACGGGCCGTTGTGCGAGGGTCGGCCGGCAAAGACGGTGGACCAGGTGCCGTTGGAGTGGTGCTATGGACCGGGAGTGGTCCTGGATATGCGCCACAAGGAGGCCGGCGCGGAGATCACGATCGAGGACATGAAGCATGCCCTCGGGAAGATCGGGTATGTTTTGAAACGTGGCGATATTGTACTTTTGCATACCGGCTGCGATAAGTACTGGGGAACTGATACGCCGACATATCTTGCCATGCAGTCGGGGCTTGGCATATCAGGGTTGAACTGGTTACTTGATCAGGGCATCCGCTGCATCGGGATCGATGCCTGGACGCTGGACCGGCCGGTTAACGCGATGGTAGCCGCGTACAAGCAGACAGGGGATAAAAACGAACTGTGGCCGACCCACATCCACGGCCGCAGGAGGGAGTATCTTCAGATCGAGAAACTGGCCAATCTGGAGATGTTGCCTCGGCCCTATGGCTTTACCATCAGCGCGTTACCGGTTAAATTACAAGGCTGTACGGCAGGCTGGTGCAGAGCCGTAGCCGTATTTGCCGATTAG
- a CDS encoding methyl-accepting chemotaxis protein has translation METDRQVVSGREAILHFVRIAHCINDITSADIGVSVWDNDTCIVYVPARNLDFGIKPGDRMKPGSAGEVALREKRKVLVEMTREQSPWGIPYIVNAMPFCDERAVPVGCVITTERTDKHDCIRQTALNLKVSSQQLASSLQSFNQQSDDLAAAENMLRTRLNFMETTIAETNTIIDFIDNIARQTNILGINAAIEAARAGNQGAGFKVVADEVRALAHRSAESARRIQTMIKLICQSFDDTGQQMHAVKQLVQNQVAVIQELSAAGEELSSMADDLENSTKLEV, from the coding sequence ATGGAAACAGACAGGCAGGTTGTCAGCGGCAGGGAGGCGATCTTGCATTTCGTCAGGATTGCGCATTGCATCAACGATATCACGTCCGCCGACATAGGCGTTTCCGTGTGGGATAACGACACGTGCATCGTATATGTGCCGGCGCGGAACCTAGATTTCGGTATTAAACCCGGTGACAGGATGAAGCCTGGGTCTGCCGGCGAGGTTGCCTTGCGTGAAAAAAGAAAAGTCCTGGTGGAAATGACGAGGGAGCAATCTCCCTGGGGAATACCTTACATCGTCAACGCTATGCCGTTTTGCGACGAAAGGGCCGTTCCCGTGGGGTGCGTGATTACAACGGAAAGGACCGATAAGCACGATTGTATCAGGCAAACAGCGCTTAATCTAAAGGTGTCTTCGCAACAACTGGCTTCCTCTTTGCAAAGTTTTAATCAGCAGTCGGACGATCTGGCGGCAGCGGAGAACATGCTGAGGACCAGGCTGAACTTCATGGAGACGACTATTGCTGAGACCAATACCATTATTGATTTTATCGACAACATTGCGAGACAGACTAATATTTTGGGAATAAACGCCGCTATCGAGGCGGCCAGAGCAGGAAACCAGGGAGCGGGGTTCAAGGTGGTCGCCGACGAGGTAAGGGCGCTGGCTCACCGGAGCGCGGAGTCGGCAAGAAGGATTCAGACAATGATTAAGCTAATATGCCAATCCTTTGACGATACTGGCCAGCAGATGCATGCCGTGAAACAGTTGGTGCAGAATCAAGTAGCTGTTATACAAGAATTATCGGCAGCGGGGGAGGAACTGAGTTCTATGGCAGATGATTTAGAAAACTCGACAAAACTTGAGGTCTGA
- a CDS encoding xanthine dehydrogenase family protein subunit M yields MSGFGYAEPRTVSEALSLLRVYGASAAVLAGGTDVINQIHLGKRTPTMVINIKKIADLHGEIIVRPDGVEIGALATLTKVAEHPVIQERFAALAEAAVKVGSKQVRNRGTLAGNICNASPAADTVTGLLVFDAVVNVVTGDEGMRAVPLEEFITGPGRTVLSNDELVANVFLPYLPTQAASTYSKLSRREGVDLATVGVAVAATQEGGARIALGAVGPKAFRASRAENLLKSLVIAEKTINEAIRTILEDAKPISDLRGSREYRLAMVEALTRRAINDVTAKLIGLKED; encoded by the coding sequence ATGAGCGGGTTTGGGTATGCCGAGCCGAGAACTGTGAGCGAAGCGCTGTCTCTGCTGCGCGTGTATGGCGCTTCGGCGGCGGTCCTGGCGGGGGGTACTGATGTAATAAATCAGATACATCTAGGTAAACGTACCCCCACGATGGTTATCAACATAAAAAAAATTGCTGATCTGCACGGGGAAATAATCGTGCGGCCGGACGGGGTCGAGATCGGCGCCCTGGCGACTCTGACAAAAGTCGCCGAGCATCCTGTGATACAGGAGCGGTTTGCCGCTTTAGCCGAAGCGGCGGTCAAAGTTGGGTCAAAGCAAGTTAGGAACAGAGGTACGCTGGCCGGAAATATTTGCAACGCCTCACCGGCAGCGGATACGGTGACCGGACTGCTGGTCTTTGACGCGGTCGTCAATGTTGTAACCGGCGATGAAGGCATGCGAGCTGTTCCCCTCGAGGAGTTTATTACCGGCCCCGGGCGGACAGTGTTGAGCAATGATGAGTTGGTGGCGAACGTTTTCTTGCCGTATCTGCCCACCCAAGCAGCTTCGACCTATAGTAAGCTGTCGCGACGCGAGGGCGTAGATTTAGCTACCGTAGGGGTAGCGGTTGCTGCGACTCAAGAGGGTGGGGCAAGAATTGCTCTCGGCGCTGTCGGTCCCAAGGCGTTCCGCGCTTCGCGGGCAGAAAACCTGTTAAAATCATTGGTGATCGCAGAAAAGACGATAAACGAGGCCATACGGACAATTTTGGAGGACGCGAAGCCGATTAGTGATTTGCGCGGCAGCAGGGAGTATCGGCTGGCGATGGTAGAAGCGCTGACGCGGCGAGCAATCAACGACGTTACCGCTAAGTTAATCGGATTGAAAGAGGACTGA
- a CDS encoding divalent metal cation transporter, which produces MSASPELQNQSGKSYLEMWKTSGPAWMAAGLNIGGGTVTNSVLLAAATGFKFGWVFIFATFAIFMCTMACVQLTVVTGKNPITVMREHISPAVGWLVGSAIVIVNLVFATLQVVLGGLVLHTLFPMLSQTVWGITSVVIAAFIALVPGKAAMDVVQNMLKWMVYALTASFLVTLVFVDVDWSGFFSGLFLIELPTSKNAVLLFTAVLGSALAINVPTIQAFATRTSGWGPSRLANFRFETVMTNIFLFLVQLGVLIVVASTLFKAGITPKTAVQAATALEPLAGKFSTVLFCLGLFGAVLSTMVAESAVHAYTVSDIIGRKPEPGTKFFKILQTSLFVLMLTVPLFGWNPFSWVAWGAAFNSTFMPLGIAAWWYLMNKQEVVGKYRAGTWYNIGLGITFLIALAAAVRFWYVTLS; this is translated from the coding sequence ATGAGCGCAAGTCCGGAACTTCAGAACCAGTCCGGGAAAAGTTATCTGGAGATGTGGAAAACTTCGGGGCCGGCTTGGATGGCTGCCGGATTGAACATTGGCGGCGGGACGGTTACTAATTCCGTGCTACTGGCCGCGGCGACAGGGTTTAAATTTGGCTGGGTATTTATTTTTGCAACATTCGCGATATTCATGTGTACTATGGCGTGCGTACAGCTTACCGTGGTCACCGGGAAAAACCCAATAACCGTGATGCGTGAGCATATTAGCCCGGCTGTTGGCTGGCTGGTAGGATCCGCAATCGTAATTGTAAATTTGGTGTTCGCGACTCTTCAGGTCGTGTTAGGAGGATTGGTACTGCACACGCTGTTCCCGATGCTCTCTCAGACAGTCTGGGGGATCACAAGCGTGGTTATTGCCGCTTTTATTGCGCTGGTTCCCGGTAAGGCTGCAATGGATGTAGTGCAGAACATGCTCAAGTGGATGGTATATGCGCTGACGGCGAGCTTTTTGGTTACGCTTGTCTTCGTCGATGTCGATTGGTCAGGTTTCTTCAGCGGGCTATTCCTTATCGAACTTCCGACGAGCAAAAATGCCGTCCTGTTGTTCACCGCCGTGCTGGGATCGGCCCTCGCCATCAATGTGCCGACAATTCAAGCCTTCGCTACGAGAACCAGCGGATGGGGACCAAGCAGGTTGGCGAATTTTCGCTTTGAGACAGTAATGACCAACATATTTTTGTTCCTGGTGCAGTTGGGCGTTCTAATCGTAGTGGCTTCAACCCTGTTTAAAGCCGGTATCACTCCTAAGACTGCAGTTCAAGCTGCGACTGCGCTGGAGCCTTTGGCAGGCAAATTCAGCACGGTATTATTCTGTCTGGGTTTGTTTGGTGCAGTTCTGAGCACTATGGTGGCAGAATCAGCTGTTCATGCGTATACGGTATCTGATATCATCGGCAGAAAACCGGAACCGGGGACAAAGTTTTTTAAAATACTGCAGACAAGCCTATTTGTTTTAATGCTGACCGTCCCGCTCTTTGGATGGAATCCTTTCAGCTGGGTCGCATGGGGGGCGGCGTTTAACTCCACGTTTATGCCTCTGGGTATCGCCGCCTGGTGGTACCTCATGAACAAGCAGGAAGTCGTCGGGAAATATCGCGCCGGCACCTGGTACAATATCGGCTTAGGAATAACTTTCCTTATCGCTTTAGCCGCGGCCGTCCGCTTCTGGTATGTTACGCTAAGCTAG
- a CDS encoding (2Fe-2S)-binding protein encodes MSEAVIRIKFRLNGTMRQAEVLPHQTLTSLIREHFGLLGTKISCGEGECGACTVILDGKAVNSCIILAPEVDGRDVLTIEGLSTDGELHPIQKAFIDEGAVQCGFCTPGMIMSTKALLDEHPEPTEEMVREALAGNLCRCTGYHRIINAVMAASNSCKCGGKDCT; translated from the coding sequence ATGAGCGAGGCAGTGATACGGATAAAATTCCGGCTTAACGGCACTATGCGGCAGGCGGAGGTTTTGCCGCACCAGACATTGACTTCGCTAATCCGCGAACATTTCGGTCTCCTCGGTACAAAAATAAGCTGCGGAGAGGGAGAATGCGGAGCGTGTACGGTGATTCTTGATGGGAAAGCGGTAAATTCCTGTATAATCCTTGCTCCCGAGGTAGATGGCCGGGATGTGCTCACCATTGAGGGATTGTCAACGGATGGAGAATTGCATCCCATTCAAAAGGCGTTTATTGACGAGGGGGCAGTGCAGTGCGGTTTTTGTACTCCCGGAATGATAATGTCCACCAAAGCACTGCTGGATGAGCACCCTGAACCTACGGAAGAAATGGTGCGCGAAGCACTTGCCGGCAATCTTTGCCGTTGTACCGGATACCACCGGATTATCAACGCAGTGATGGCAGCGTCCAATAGCTGCAAATGCGGCGGTAAAGATTGCACTTAA